In Vibrio cyclitrophicus, one genomic interval encodes:
- a CDS encoding HlyD family secretion protein codes for MQQKQVFQRIMKILFSVFIVSFVYLIVADRRAPFTTEGRVYGQVVQVAPEVTSRVTQVLVKNNEAVEKGDILFVLDPSKYVIALEQAELALKAAQEQEKSLYAQKKMAMASISRAEAGYENARADYQRVAELAKNQAVSKSNLDNVFKQYQVASSVLEIEQHNLGTLVARLGEPGIPTTDVLLADNRVRQAKLDLTNTTVRSQSAGVVTNLRLEVGAMANANMPLITLISDGSMWVAADFREKSVAHVQERYRALVTFDAHPGKVFDYRVASRDLGVASGHQNPNGTLTQIEGNNRWVRDAQRTRINLQSDEALPSPLFVGSRATLALYSNDNRFWRFVAKMRIRLISWFHFIY; via the coding sequence ATGCAGCAAAAACAGGTATTTCAGCGCATCATGAAGATTTTGTTTAGTGTGTTTATTGTCTCATTTGTGTATTTAATTGTCGCTGACCGTCGAGCTCCTTTTACGACAGAGGGGCGCGTTTATGGTCAAGTTGTGCAAGTAGCGCCTGAAGTGACAAGTAGAGTCACTCAAGTGCTCGTCAAGAACAACGAAGCGGTAGAAAAGGGTGATATATTGTTTGTTCTTGACCCTAGCAAATATGTCATAGCACTAGAGCAAGCAGAACTCGCATTGAAAGCAGCCCAAGAACAAGAAAAATCTCTATACGCTCAGAAAAAGATGGCGATGGCCAGTATCTCTAGAGCTGAAGCTGGCTACGAGAATGCGCGTGCAGACTACCAACGAGTTGCTGAGCTTGCTAAAAACCAAGCCGTATCAAAATCGAATTTGGATAATGTGTTCAAGCAGTATCAAGTGGCAAGTTCAGTACTAGAGATTGAGCAACATAATCTTGGTACTTTGGTTGCTCGCTTAGGAGAACCGGGTATACCAACAACAGATGTATTGTTGGCTGATAATCGTGTGAGACAAGCAAAACTTGATTTGACCAACACCACTGTACGCTCACAAAGTGCAGGGGTTGTGACTAACTTGCGTTTAGAAGTTGGCGCAATGGCGAACGCGAATATGCCGCTGATTACCTTGATATCTGACGGTTCTATGTGGGTCGCTGCAGACTTTAGAGAAAAGTCGGTCGCTCACGTGCAAGAACGTTATCGAGCGCTGGTTACGTTTGATGCTCATCCTGGGAAGGTTTTTGACTACCGCGTAGCGAGTCGAGATTTAGGTGTAGCTTCTGGACACCAAAATCCAAATGGGACTTTGACTCAGATTGAAGGAAACAACCGTTGGGTACGAGATGCACAGCGTACTCGAATTAACCTGCAAAGTGATGAAGCATTACCAAGCCCGTTATTCGTAGGTTCGCGCGCAACGCTCGCTTTGTACTCAAACGACAACCGTTTTTGGCGATTCGTAGCAAAAATGCGTATCCGGTTGATTAGTTGGTTTCATTTCATCTATTAG
- a CDS encoding LysR family transcriptional regulator, with protein sequence MKANFDDIRLFSQVVLHGGISAAAKANNMQRSKVSRRLKTLESSLGTELLIRTTRNIELTGAGKHLYELVAKQVYHIEQGVEALQESQRDFNGLLRLAIPSALMSSSIFNSTIEGYSAQFPNVQIEIENYQDSVDLKRQGIDLQILPNTVEIIDDSYVQFSLLHYGSRLIATKQYLDTHPFCDNLNDLKLHRILSNRYSADFLDKSTQIHLKSDDLNLLLKLALQHQGIAFLPDIYLTRSGDESNLVHVLPEVAFPKLSLTMIYPSANSLSKKTRSFIDLFKLNLEQAIAAN encoded by the coding sequence ATGAAAGCAAATTTTGACGATATCCGACTTTTTTCCCAAGTTGTACTTCATGGCGGAATAAGTGCAGCAGCTAAAGCAAACAATATGCAACGTTCAAAGGTCAGTCGTCGCTTAAAAACGTTAGAATCCTCTTTAGGTACAGAGCTATTGATTCGTACCACACGGAATATAGAGCTAACTGGGGCTGGGAAACATTTGTACGAATTGGTGGCTAAGCAGGTTTATCACATTGAACAAGGCGTCGAAGCCTTGCAAGAAAGTCAACGTGATTTTAATGGCCTATTACGCCTCGCCATTCCGTCAGCTTTAATGAGTTCTAGTATTTTTAATTCCACTATCGAAGGCTATTCAGCACAGTTTCCCAATGTACAAATCGAAATTGAAAATTACCAAGACTCGGTAGACTTAAAGCGGCAGGGTATTGATCTACAGATACTGCCTAATACGGTCGAGATTATCGACGATAGTTATGTTCAATTTAGCTTGTTACATTATGGCTCAAGGCTTATCGCGACCAAACAGTATCTCGATACTCACCCATTCTGCGACAACTTAAATGACTTAAAACTTCACCGTATTCTATCTAATCGATACAGTGCTGATTTTCTTGATAAATCCACTCAAATCCATTTAAAGTCCGATGATCTAAACCTGTTACTCAAGTTAGCATTGCAACACCAAGGGATAGCCTTTCTTCCAGATATCTATCTAACGCGTTCAGGAGATGAATCCAACCTAGTACATGTTTTACCAGAGGTTGCTTTCCCAAAGTTAAGTTTGACCATGATCTACCCTTCCGCGAATTCGTTATCGAAAAAGACTCGCTCATTTATAGACCTATTTAAGTTAAACCTGGAACAGGCTATAGCAGCAAATTAG
- a CDS encoding sugar-binding transcriptional regulator, with product MSKNIQDVSEENTDLLTEVAVAYYQDGATQEEISKKYSISRAKVGRMLKQARDEGIVEITVKYHPVFSAKIEQRLIERFGVKRALVALDQPNEEKQRLQVAGLVSNYLTSTLKNGMVVTVGQGRNVSSVAHYTGVITPRDCKFVCGIGGIHPRGGMFNADHICRQLAKKYGGSSETLYAPAYAENKAQKTAFMENSTVKQTLDLARKADVALVGIGDMSENSYMVDLGWFTAGEVVQSRLLQGVVGDFAGYDFFDVHGKAANTVMSDRVIGLGLEEFRPIAEVIAIAAENSKPLALLGALRTGVVDVIATSVSNALTVLNLDEQMKHVS from the coding sequence ATGAGTAAGAATATCCAAGATGTTTCCGAAGAAAACACTGATCTCCTCACTGAAGTGGCAGTTGCTTATTATCAGGATGGCGCGACACAAGAAGAGATCTCCAAAAAGTACTCTATCTCTCGTGCAAAGGTTGGTCGAATGCTCAAACAAGCCCGAGATGAGGGTATTGTGGAGATCACGGTGAAATACCACCCTGTCTTTAGTGCGAAGATCGAGCAACGCTTGATTGAACGCTTTGGTGTGAAACGTGCACTTGTGGCACTAGACCAACCGAACGAAGAGAAGCAGCGACTCCAAGTTGCAGGTTTAGTGTCTAACTATTTAACCAGTACCTTGAAAAACGGCATGGTGGTGACAGTAGGACAAGGGCGAAACGTATCGTCTGTTGCTCACTACACTGGCGTAATTACGCCACGTGACTGTAAATTCGTGTGTGGTATCGGCGGTATTCACCCAAGAGGCGGTATGTTTAATGCCGACCATATCTGCAGGCAGCTGGCCAAGAAATACGGTGGATCTTCTGAAACCTTGTACGCGCCTGCTTATGCCGAGAATAAAGCGCAAAAAACCGCATTCATGGAAAACAGCACCGTTAAGCAGACCCTCGATCTCGCTCGAAAAGCCGATGTCGCTTTAGTCGGTATCGGTGATATGAGCGAAAACAGCTATATGGTCGACTTAGGTTGGTTTACTGCAGGCGAGGTTGTTCAGTCTCGTTTATTACAAGGTGTAGTCGGTGACTTTGCGGGTTATGACTTTTTCGATGTTCACGGTAAAGCGGCAAACACAGTCATGAGTGACCGAGTTATAGGCTTAGGCTTAGAAGAGTTTCGTCCAATAGCAGAAGTGATCGCGATAGCTGCCGAGAACAGTAAACCATTAGCTTTATTAGGCGCATTAAGAACCGGCGTGGTTGATGTGATTGCAACCAGCGTAAGCAATGCTTTGACGGTACTTAACTTGGATGAGCAGATGAAGCATGTGAGTTAA
- the tal gene encoding transaldolase, with translation MSNKLEQLRKLTTVVADTGDIEAISKYTPEDATTNPSLILKAAQIAEYAPLIDASIEYAKAQSDDKAQQVQDTCDMLNVNIGKEILKVVPGRISTEVDARLSYDMEGSVAKARQLIKMYNDAGITNDRILIKLASTWEGIRAAEILEKEGINCNLTLLFSFAQARACAEAGVFLISPFVGRIMDWYKAKEGRDFEASEDPGVISVSDIYNYYKDHGYKTVVMGASFRNIGEILELAGCDRLTIAPQLLADLEAAEGEVVEKLIDSNGTKERPAAMTHAEFLWDHNQDAMAVEKLAEGIRNFAVDQGKLEDMIAAKL, from the coding sequence ATGAGCAATAAATTAGAGCAACTTCGTAAACTAACAACTGTTGTAGCTGACACTGGTGATATCGAAGCTATCAGCAAGTACACTCCTGAAGATGCAACAACTAACCCATCTCTAATTCTTAAAGCTGCTCAAATTGCTGAGTACGCACCTCTAATCGATGCTTCTATCGAATACGCTAAAGCGCAAAGCGATGACAAAGCACAGCAAGTTCAAGACACTTGCGACATGCTTAACGTAAACATCGGTAAAGAAATCCTGAAAGTTGTACCTGGCCGTATCTCTACTGAAGTAGATGCTCGTCTTTCTTACGACATGGAAGGCAGCGTTGCTAAAGCTCGTCAACTTATCAAAATGTACAATGACGCTGGCATCACTAACGACCGCATCCTTATCAAACTGGCTTCTACTTGGGAAGGCATCCGTGCTGCTGAAATCCTAGAGAAAGAAGGCATCAACTGTAACCTAACGCTTCTATTCTCTTTCGCTCAAGCTCGTGCTTGTGCTGAAGCTGGCGTATTCCTAATCTCTCCTTTTGTAGGTCGCATCATGGACTGGTACAAAGCGAAAGAAGGTCGTGATTTCGAAGCTTCAGAAGATCCAGGCGTAATCTCTGTTTCTGATATCTACAACTACTACAAAGACCACGGTTACAAGACTGTTGTTATGGGCGCAAGCTTCCGTAACATCGGCGAGATCCTTGAACTTGCTGGTTGTGACCGTCTAACTATCGCACCTCAACTTCTAGCTGACCTAGAAGCAGCAGAAGGCGAAGTAGTAGAGAAGCTAATCGACTCTAACGGTACTAAAGAGCGTCCAGCAGCGATGACTCACGCTGAGTTCCTATGGGACCACAACCAAGACGCAATGGCTGTAGAGAAGCTAGCTGAAGGCATCCGCAACTTCGCCGTTGACCAAGGCAAACTAGAAGACATGATCGCAGCCAAGCTGTAA
- the tkt gene encoding transketolase — translation MNRKHLANAIRALSMDGVQQANSGHPGAPMGMADIAEVLWRSHLNHNPANPEWADRDRFILSNGHGSMLIYSLLHLAGYELSIEDLKNFRQLHSKTPGHPEYGYAPGIETTTGPLGQGITNAVGMAMAEKALAAQFNKEGHDIVDHYTYAFMGDGCLMEGISHEACSLAGTLGLGKLVAFWDDNGISIDGEVEGWFSDDTPKRFEAYGWHVIPAVDGHNADAINAAIEAAKADPRPTLICTKTVIGFGSPNKAGTHDCHGAPLGADEIAATRKQLGWEHGPFEIPSEVYSEWDAKEAGAAKEAAWNEKLAAYEAAYPELAAEFKRRVNGDLPTEWEEKASAIIADLQANPANIASRKASQNALEAFGAMLPEFMGGSADLAPSNLTMWSGSKSLEANDFSGNYIHYGVREFGMTAIMNGIALHGGFVPYGATFLMFMEYARNAMRMAALMKTQNIQVYTHDSIGLGEDGPTHQPVEQIASLRLTPNMSTWRPCDQVESAVAWKLAIERKDGPSALIFSRQNLAQQDRDAEQVANIAKGGYILKDCAGKPELIIIATGSEVELAVSAAAELTAEGKKVRVVSMPATDAFDKQDAQYRESVLPSDVTARIAVEAGIADFWYKYVGFGGKIIGMTTFGESAPAGELFKMFGFTTENVVNTAKELLA, via the coding sequence ATGAATCGCAAACATCTAGCTAACGCTATTCGTGCTCTAAGCATGGACGGCGTACAACAAGCAAACTCTGGTCACCCAGGCGCACCTATGGGTATGGCTGACATCGCTGAAGTACTTTGGCGTTCTCACCTAAACCACAACCCAGCAAACCCAGAGTGGGCTGACCGCGACCGTTTTATCCTGTCTAACGGCCACGGTTCAATGCTGATTTACTCTCTGCTTCACCTAGCAGGTTACGAGCTTTCAATTGAAGACCTTAAGAACTTCCGTCAACTGCACTCTAAGACGCCTGGTCACCCAGAGTACGGGTACGCACCTGGTATCGAGACGACTACAGGTCCTCTAGGTCAAGGCATCACCAACGCTGTTGGTATGGCGATGGCTGAGAAAGCACTGGCGGCACAGTTCAACAAAGAAGGCCACGACATCGTAGACCACTACACTTATGCATTCATGGGTGATGGCTGTCTGATGGAAGGTATTTCTCACGAAGCGTGTTCTCTAGCAGGTACGCTAGGTCTTGGTAAGCTGGTTGCTTTCTGGGATGACAACGGCATCTCTATCGATGGCGAAGTTGAAGGTTGGTTCTCTGACGATACACCTAAGCGTTTTGAAGCTTACGGCTGGCACGTAATTCCAGCAGTTGATGGTCACAATGCTGACGCTATCAACGCGGCTATCGAAGCAGCTAAAGCGGATCCTCGTCCGACTCTAATCTGTACTAAAACAGTAATCGGTTTTGGTTCTCCAAACAAAGCAGGTACGCACGACTGTCACGGTGCACCATTAGGCGCTGACGAAATCGCAGCAACTCGTAAGCAACTAGGTTGGGAGCACGGTCCTTTTGAAATTCCGTCGGAAGTTTACTCAGAGTGGGATGCGAAAGAAGCAGGCGCAGCTAAGGAAGCAGCGTGGAACGAGAAACTTGCAGCTTATGAAGCAGCATACCCTGAGCTGGCAGCTGAATTCAAACGCCGCGTAAACGGTGATCTTCCTACTGAATGGGAAGAAAAAGCATCGGCAATCATCGCTGATCTTCAAGCTAACCCAGCAAACATCGCATCACGTAAAGCATCTCAAAATGCGCTAGAAGCGTTTGGTGCTATGCTACCTGAATTCATGGGCGGCTCTGCTGACCTTGCGCCTTCTAACCTGACTATGTGGTCTGGTTCTAAGTCTCTTGAAGCAAATGACTTCTCTGGTAACTACATCCACTACGGTGTACGTGAATTCGGTATGACGGCTATCATGAACGGTATCGCTCTGCACGGTGGTTTCGTACCATACGGCGCAACGTTCCTAATGTTCATGGAATACGCGCGTAACGCAATGCGTATGGCTGCTCTGATGAAAACTCAGAACATCCAAGTTTACACGCACGATTCTATCGGCCTAGGCGAAGATGGTCCGACTCACCAACCGGTTGAGCAGATCGCTTCTCTACGTCTGACTCCAAACATGAGCACATGGCGTCCATGTGACCAAGTTGAGTCTGCTGTTGCTTGGAAACTGGCAATCGAACGCAAAGATGGTCCTTCTGCACTTATCTTCTCTCGTCAAAACCTTGCACAACAAGATCGTGACGCAGAGCAAGTGGCAAACATCGCTAAGGGTGGTTACATCCTGAAAGATTGCGCTGGTAAGCCAGAGCTAATCATCATTGCAACTGGTTCTGAAGTTGAACTAGCGGTTAGCGCTGCTGCTGAACTAACAGCTGAAGGCAAGAAAGTACGCGTAGTCTCTATGCCTGCAACTGACGCATTCGACAAGCAAGACGCGCAGTACCGTGAATCTGTACTTCCATCTGACGTAACTGCACGTATCGCAGTAGAAGCTGGCATCGCTGACTTCTGGTACAAGTACGTTGGCTTCGGTGGCAAGATCATCGGTATGACAACGTTCGGCGAATCTGCACCAGCAGGCGAGCTGTTCAAGATGTTCGGTTTCACTACTGAAAACGTAGTAAACACAGCAAAAGAGCTTCTAGCTTAG
- a CDS encoding methyl-accepting chemotaxis protein, whose translation MTVSSSSQSRETLLSENEQLVSTTDLKGVITYSNDAFCRIAEYSQQELLGQHHNIVRHGDMPKAAFADMWVNLKQGKAWRGIVKNKTKSGGYYWVDAYVTPIYESGKVSGYQSVRVKPKNEWVQIADKAYQGLLKAEKSGRQWSLQISDSVRYAVLLGSLAAPLVSNLVEVGQVSQWLLSLLPVSALALLFRQELIDTPLQLKKLQSKFDSVSRLVYSGNSKFSVADFHLKLLSARIRTVLGRMTDSAKPLQDLADNLNATSFEVSEALDQQTKDILQVREATEEVEVTANEVSSRTEEAHQIVDVTLQTCAGAKESINQTHRNLENLASQAEKATHTTYQLSDQAQSVSKIMEEIGGIAEQTNLLALNAAIEAARAGEQGRGFAVVADEVRALSGRTSKATVQIKESIDTMLATIEGWQKDILANREQTDASGDVAKVSSERLSEVETLMQSMNELMQSVESSAHKQRQLSSDVNLHMQSIASTAEQNLVATHSVKDHSKELKEQVNEFYQLAKRFEEK comes from the coding sequence ATGACTGTCAGCTCATCTTCTCAATCTCGTGAAACGCTTCTCAGCGAAAACGAACAACTTGTCTCGACGACCGACCTTAAAGGCGTGATTACTTACAGTAATGATGCTTTTTGTCGTATCGCAGAATACAGCCAGCAAGAATTGCTAGGGCAACACCACAATATTGTTAGGCATGGTGATATGCCTAAAGCGGCGTTCGCCGACATGTGGGTAAACCTTAAGCAAGGTAAGGCGTGGCGCGGGATCGTAAAAAATAAGACTAAATCTGGTGGATATTACTGGGTTGATGCTTACGTTACCCCAATCTACGAGAGCGGTAAGGTGAGTGGTTATCAGTCTGTTCGTGTTAAACCGAAGAACGAGTGGGTACAGATTGCAGATAAGGCCTACCAAGGGTTATTGAAGGCTGAGAAATCTGGCCGCCAATGGTCATTACAGATCAGTGATAGTGTTCGCTATGCTGTGTTATTGGGCTCTCTGGCTGCGCCTCTGGTTTCAAATCTTGTCGAAGTAGGGCAAGTATCCCAATGGCTTCTTAGCTTGCTGCCTGTTTCTGCATTAGCTCTGCTTTTCCGACAAGAGCTGATTGATACTCCCTTACAGCTGAAAAAACTGCAGTCGAAATTTGATAGTGTGAGCCGCCTAGTTTATTCAGGTAACAGCAAATTCTCAGTAGCCGATTTTCACTTGAAGTTGTTGTCTGCTCGAATTCGCACGGTATTAGGCCGCATGACCGACTCTGCGAAACCACTGCAAGATTTGGCTGATAATCTGAATGCCACATCATTTGAAGTATCAGAAGCGTTAGATCAACAAACAAAAGACATTCTACAAGTGCGTGAAGCGACGGAAGAGGTTGAAGTCACGGCGAATGAGGTCTCTTCTCGCACTGAGGAAGCACACCAGATTGTTGATGTGACTCTACAAACCTGTGCGGGTGCTAAAGAGAGTATTAACCAAACTCACCGTAACCTAGAAAACCTAGCTTCACAGGCCGAGAAAGCAACACACACGACGTATCAGTTGAGCGACCAAGCACAAAGCGTCAGTAAGATCATGGAAGAGATCGGTGGCATTGCCGAGCAAACCAACCTGTTGGCTTTGAACGCAGCGATAGAAGCAGCGAGAGCGGGCGAACAAGGTCGAGGTTTCGCCGTGGTTGCCGATGAAGTGCGTGCGTTATCGGGTCGAACATCTAAGGCGACGGTTCAAATCAAAGAGAGCATTGATACTATGCTCGCAACGATTGAAGGTTGGCAAAAAGATATTCTGGCTAACAGAGAACAGACAGACGCGAGTGGCGATGTAGCAAAGGTAAGCTCAGAACGCTTGTCTGAGGTTGAAACCTTAATGCAATCGATGAACGAGTTAATGCAATCGGTTGAAAGTTCTGCGCATAAACAGCGTCAGTTATCGAGTGATGTAAACCTTCATATGCAGTCTATCGCCTCAACCGCCGAGCAAAACCTAGTGGCGACACATTCAGTTAAAGATCATTCGAAAGAGCTCAAAGAGCAAGTGAATGAATTCTATCAATTGGCGAAGCGTTTCGAAGAGAAATAG
- a CDS encoding Lrp/AsnC family transcriptional regulator has translation MEIDRIDRSILVELQKNNRIPNQALAEIVGLSPPACLKRVKRLREEGVIVGDVSIINPELTGSKMTLVVSVEMERDRGDIYQIFRHSISKAAEVTQCYQISGSFDFMLIVTVKDIQAYEDFVERVLRKDLNIRKFHTSVSMRTVKFSTAVNLDES, from the coding sequence ATGGAAATAGACCGTATAGATCGAAGCATTCTGGTAGAGCTTCAAAAGAACAACCGAATTCCTAATCAAGCACTGGCGGAGATTGTTGGCTTATCACCGCCTGCTTGCTTGAAGCGAGTGAAGCGCCTGAGAGAAGAAGGCGTGATCGTGGGTGATGTGTCTATCATCAATCCTGAGCTTACTGGCAGTAAGATGACTTTGGTTGTGTCTGTGGAAATGGAGCGAGATCGAGGGGATATCTATCAGATATTTCGCCACTCTATTTCAAAGGCTGCGGAAGTTACTCAGTGTTATCAGATTTCCGGCAGCTTTGACTTCATGTTGATTGTTACGGTCAAAGACATTCAAGCATATGAAGATTTTGTGGAGCGGGTGCTGCGTAAAGACTTAAACATTCGAAAGTTCCACACCTCTGTATCAATGAGAACGGTGAAGTTTAGTACCGCAGTGAACTTAGATGAGTCATAA
- a CDS encoding immune inhibitor A gives MKIMRKTLLASAMLTLFSVSSYAKTPIDLGVVNEDKLIEMLVRQGLVEQDASDIAKHDALDRYLKNKLNSGFKGDAQFGKKALEQRAKILKAIEKGSGVKKASVFALEVGTKRTDKVLALLVDFPDLNWDDNKLTEEHTQMLYESYNPEHYQELLFSNSGYTGPNGENLISMRQYYQNESGDSYSVAGQAAGWYRASKPASFYGGNSPTTDNDLNAQELVREALNQLAQDPSINLADYDIEDRYDYDGDGNFREPDGVIDHLMVFHASVGEEAGGGVLGPDAIWSHRFNLGRTHVLEGTSSSLPDRFNGQYAAFDYTIQPIDAAAGVCAHEYGHDLGLPDEYDTQYTGKGEPVSYWSIMSSGSWAGQIGGTQPTAFSSWAKHFLQKSIGGRWINDDQISIDDLEDNPQVYTLFQTTDNSRPNMIKVDLPEKQIEGLKPFAGEYSFHSQKGDDLKSSMTRKLLIPEGNSALLSFKTWYEIEKDYDFARVLVNGQAIVGNITSMDDPYNTGLVPAIGGESGGWIDAEFDVSQWTGQEVELSFEYITDGGLAMEGFYLDNLTVVVDGDVTEIDDGESNSTFALNGYKLSNGFHQAQHYYLLQWRSHMDVDEGLANIKRMGQLMSFDPGLIIWYVDESLTDNWVGKHPGEGWLGVVDADQNAMVWENSGEVAQTRYQVRDAAFSLKDHTPMRLVNSDNDVLEDTSLVSNASFSDDQDYTSPQAPDSGRILTEFGLAVDIVNQSDNNEYGVVRLSKVSQHNITPTANFELNVNGLNVSASNFSSDQDGEITRYLWDFGNGATSNEMAPTWSYEQAGDYTVSLTVVDDKGATDSFSSVVNVESPNALPQASAKYIHLGRWVTMWSTSSDSDGRIVDTEWTLPNGKVKRGRTYTSIFPSYGKHEVTLKVIDDQGGITTKTIMVDL, from the coding sequence ATGAAGATAATGAGAAAAACATTGCTAGCTTCAGCAATGCTTACTCTATTTAGCGTCAGTAGTTATGCTAAAACACCGATTGATTTAGGTGTTGTTAATGAAGACAAACTAATTGAAATGCTAGTAAGACAAGGCTTAGTCGAACAAGACGCAAGTGATATTGCAAAACACGATGCTCTTGACCGTTATTTAAAGAACAAGCTCAACTCTGGCTTTAAAGGCGATGCCCAGTTCGGTAAAAAAGCATTAGAGCAACGAGCGAAAATACTCAAAGCCATCGAAAAAGGGTCTGGCGTTAAAAAAGCGAGCGTCTTTGCTTTGGAAGTCGGCACCAAGCGTACCGATAAAGTGCTCGCGCTATTGGTTGATTTCCCGGATTTGAACTGGGATGACAACAAGCTAACCGAAGAGCACACGCAAATGCTCTACGAGAGCTACAACCCAGAACATTATCAAGAATTGTTGTTTTCTAATTCGGGTTACACAGGGCCAAATGGCGAAAACCTAATTTCGATGCGCCAATATTACCAAAATGAATCGGGTGACAGTTACAGCGTTGCGGGCCAAGCTGCGGGTTGGTATCGCGCCTCGAAACCTGCGTCTTTCTATGGTGGTAACTCCCCGACTACCGACAATGACTTGAACGCACAAGAACTGGTTCGTGAAGCGCTAAATCAATTGGCTCAAGATCCGAGCATCAACCTCGCGGATTACGACATCGAAGATCGTTACGATTACGACGGCGATGGAAACTTCCGTGAACCCGATGGCGTGATTGATCACCTAATGGTGTTTCACGCATCCGTAGGTGAAGAAGCCGGTGGTGGTGTTTTAGGCCCTGATGCAATCTGGTCTCATCGATTCAACCTTGGTCGCACACATGTGTTAGAAGGCACCTCTAGCTCGCTTCCAGACCGCTTTAATGGCCAATACGCAGCATTTGATTACACGATTCAGCCGATTGATGCGGCAGCGGGTGTTTGTGCTCACGAATATGGTCACGATTTAGGTCTGCCAGACGAGTACGACACGCAATACACAGGCAAAGGTGAGCCCGTTTCATACTGGTCTATCATGTCTTCTGGCAGCTGGGCCGGTCAAATTGGTGGTACTCAACCAACCGCATTCAGTTCTTGGGCAAAACACTTCCTACAGAAGTCGATTGGTGGTCGTTGGATTAACGATGATCAAATCTCAATTGATGACCTAGAAGACAACCCACAGGTTTATACGCTGTTCCAAACCACGGACAACAGCCGTCCGAACATGATTAAAGTGGATCTTCCAGAGAAACAAATCGAGGGTTTGAAACCGTTTGCTGGTGAGTACTCTTTCCACTCTCAAAAAGGCGATGACCTAAAAAGCAGCATGACTCGTAAGCTGTTGATTCCAGAGGGTAACTCAGCGCTGCTTTCATTCAAAACTTGGTACGAAATCGAGAAAGATTACGACTTTGCACGCGTACTCGTGAATGGACAAGCCATCGTAGGCAATATCACCTCAATGGATGACCCATACAACACGGGTCTAGTCCCTGCGATTGGTGGTGAGTCTGGCGGTTGGATTGATGCTGAGTTTGACGTTTCACAATGGACAGGCCAAGAAGTAGAGCTTTCGTTTGAGTACATCACAGATGGTGGCTTGGCGATGGAAGGTTTCTATCTAGATAACCTTACTGTGGTTGTCGATGGTGACGTAACCGAGATAGACGATGGTGAAAGCAACTCCACCTTTGCCCTTAATGGCTACAAGCTCAGTAATGGATTCCATCAAGCCCAGCACTACTACCTACTGCAATGGCGCAGCCACATGGATGTTGATGAAGGCCTAGCTAACATCAAACGCATGGGTCAATTGATGTCGTTCGATCCGGGCCTGATCATTTGGTATGTCGACGAATCTCTTACCGATAACTGGGTTGGCAAACACCCAGGTGAAGGTTGGTTAGGTGTTGTAGACGCAGACCAAAATGCCATGGTATGGGAAAACTCAGGCGAAGTTGCTCAAACTCGCTACCAAGTTCGAGATGCTGCGTTCTCACTCAAAGATCACACGCCAATGCGACTTGTAAACAGTGACAATGACGTACTTGAAGACACCAGTTTGGTGAGTAATGCCAGTTTCTCTGACGACCAAGATTACACATCACCTCAAGCACCCGATTCAGGGCGTATCCTGACTGAATTTGGTTTAGCGGTTGATATTGTCAATCAGAGTGACAACAACGAATACGGCGTAGTGCGCTTATCTAAAGTAAGCCAACACAACATCACGCCGACTGCGAACTTCGAGCTTAACGTTAATGGTCTCAATGTTTCTGCAAGCAACTTCAGTTCTGACCAAGACGGTGAAATTACTCGCTACCTATGGGACTTTGGTAACGGTGCAACAAGCAACGAAATGGCACCAACTTGGTCTTACGAGCAAGCCGGTGATTACACGGTGAGCTTGACTGTTGTCGACGACAAAGGCGCCACTGATTCGTTCAGCTCTGTAGTGAATGTTGAATCTCCAAACGCCCTACCGCAAGCAAGTGCGAAGTACATCCACTTGGGACGTTGGGTAACCATGTGGTCAACAAGCTCAGACAGTGATGGTCGTATCGTTGATACTGAATGGACGCTTCCAAATGGAAAAGTGAAACGAGGTCGCACATACACTTCTATCTTCCCTTCATACGGGAAACATGAGGTGACCTTGAAGGTAATCGATGACCAAGGCGGGATTACGACTAAGACCATTATGGTCGACCTATAA